A window of the Megalopta genalis isolate 19385.01 chromosome 2, iyMegGena1_principal, whole genome shotgun sequence genome harbors these coding sequences:
- the eIF1A gene encoding eukaryotic translation initiation factor 1A, with protein MPKNKGKGGKNRRRGKNENETEKRELVFKEDGQEYAQVTKMLGNGRLEATCFDGVKRLCHIRGKLRKKVWINQGDIILIGLRDYQNAKADVILKYTSDEARNLKTYGEFPETVRINDTVTFVEDGFDEDIEFGDEISDDDEDDVDNI; from the exons ATGCCGAAAAATAAGG GAAAGGGAGGTAAAAACAGGAGAAGGGGTAAGAACGAAAACGAGACAGAGAAGAGAGAGTTGGTATTCAAAGAAGATGGACAAG AATATGCACAAGTAACAAAGATGCTTGGTAATGGAAGATTAGAGGCAACGTGCTTTGATGGTGTCAAGCGATTGTGCCACATCCGAGGGAAATTACGAAAGAAAGTATGGATTAATCAGGGTGACATTATATTAATTGGTTTGCGAGATTATCAGAATGCGAAAGCTGatgttatattaaaatatacatCAGACGAAGCTCGTAACTTGAAAACGTATGGTGAATTTCCTGAAACTG TACGCATCAATGATACCGTCACCTTTGTCGAGGACGGTTTCGATGAAGATATTGAATTTGGTGATGAAATTAGTGACGATGATGAAGATGATGTTGACAAT ATCTGA